One genomic window of Methanosalsum zhilinae DSM 4017 includes the following:
- a CDS encoding AMP phosphorylase has translation MQLKVQPIDIKVGKYKVVLNSIDAKELGVIEGDRVRVRNHESLTAIVDFTEDMIPPGMIGVYHELQQKLNKQWTETVEVTPASRPKSARLIRKIMDRQILTKDEIYEIVRGIVDESLSDIELSAFITSTYINDLTDDETEWLTRAMIDTGEKIEFDSHPIMDKHSIGGVPGNKISLLIVPIVAANGLLIPKTSSRAITGAGGTADLMEVLAPVDFSASEIKEMTEKVGGVLVWGGGTNIAPADDKLIKIEYPLKVDPHSQLLASIMAKKGAVGADHVVMDIPMGAGTKIPDIKTGRKLSRDLINLGERLGMTVECALTYGSSPVGRTVGPALEVREAFRVLESMEGPNSLIEKSTVIAGMMLEMGGIAGKGNGQELAMETLKNGKALEKMKQIIEVQGGDPGVTSADIIIGEHSIQLFAPTNGYILEFDNKRIVEIARIAGAPADKGAGVVIHKKRGEPVKKNEPVLTIYSEKKWKLDNAIKSAQLNLPIVVEGMLIERVPTYREL, from the coding sequence ATGCAATTAAAAGTTCAGCCAATTGATATCAAAGTAGGAAAATATAAAGTAGTTCTCAATTCAATAGATGCAAAGGAGCTTGGTGTCATTGAAGGAGATCGTGTAAGAGTTAGAAATCATGAATCTTTGACTGCAATTGTTGATTTTACGGAGGATATGATTCCTCCGGGTATGATCGGTGTCTACCATGAACTGCAGCAGAAGCTCAATAAACAGTGGACTGAAACAGTGGAAGTAACTCCTGCTTCCCGTCCAAAATCTGCCCGACTTATTAGAAAGATAATGGACAGACAGATTTTGACAAAAGATGAGATATATGAGATCGTAAGGGGAATTGTTGATGAGAGCCTTAGTGATATTGAACTGTCAGCATTTATTACCAGTACCTACATAAACGACCTTACTGATGATGAAACTGAATGGTTGACAAGAGCTATGATAGATACCGGGGAAAAAATAGAGTTTGACTCTCATCCAATAATGGATAAGCATTCAATTGGAGGTGTTCCAGGGAACAAAATATCTCTGCTGATCGTTCCTATTGTAGCTGCGAATGGATTACTGATCCCTAAGACCAGCTCCCGTGCTATAACAGGCGCGGGTGGCACTGCAGATTTGATGGAAGTACTGGCACCAGTGGACTTTAGTGCATCTGAAATAAAAGAGATGACTGAAAAGGTTGGTGGAGTACTTGTCTGGGGTGGTGGGACAAACATTGCTCCTGCAGATGATAAATTGATCAAGATTGAATATCCGCTCAAAGTTGATCCCCATTCCCAGCTGCTTGCTTCCATAATGGCAAAAAAAGGTGCAGTAGGTGCTGATCATGTTGTAATGGATATCCCGATGGGTGCCGGTACCAAGATTCCTGATATCAAAACCGGAAGAAAACTATCCAGGGACCTGATAAACCTTGGTGAAAGACTGGGGATGACAGTAGAATGTGCACTGACCTATGGTTCTTCACCTGTAGGTCGAACTGTAGGCCCTGCACTTGAGGTACGAGAGGCCTTCAGGGTGCTGGAATCTATGGAAGGTCCAAACAGCCTGATTGAGAAGAGTACAGTGATTGCAGGAATGATGCTGGAGATGGGTGGTATTGCTGGTAAAGGTAATGGACAGGAACTTGCAATGGAAACCCTCAAAAATGGAAAAGCCCTTGAAAAAATGAAACAGATAATAGAAGTTCAGGGGGGAGATCCTGGGGTCACTTCTGCGGACATAATAATAGGGGAACATTCCATTCAGCTTTTTGCACCCACAAATGGATATATTCTGGAATTTGACAATAAGAGGATTGTGGAGATTGCAAGAATAGCCGGTGCTCCGGCAGATAAAGGAGCAGGTGTTGTAATCCACAAAAAACGTGGTGAACCGGTAAAGAAAAATGAACCCGTCCTGACTATTTATTCCGAAAAGAAATGGAAACTGGATAATGCTATCAAGAGTGCACAACTAAATCTCCCAATTGTTGTCGAAGGAATGCTGATCGAACGAGTCCCCACTTACAGGGAACTTTAA
- a CDS encoding tRNA (cytidine(56)-2'-O)-methyltransferase produces MKRIIVMRLGHRPERDKRITTHVGLVARAFGSDGILLASNDPGIEKSIDDVTDRWGGGFFFRNNVNWKHEIKKWKKEGGYVCHLSMYGINLPDVVEEIKPCDKLMIVVGAEKVPPEIYEMADWNVAVGNQPHSEVAALAITLDRISDTDPLKKKFEDSRLEIMPMDRGKKVIENTDLDK; encoded by the coding sequence ATGAAAAGAATAATTGTTATGAGATTGGGTCACCGTCCAGAGAGAGATAAGAGGATCACAACACATGTAGGGCTTGTGGCAAGAGCATTTGGATCAGATGGAATCCTGCTTGCTTCAAATGATCCCGGTATTGAGAAAAGTATAGATGATGTGACTGACAGGTGGGGTGGCGGTTTTTTTTTCAGGAACAATGTGAACTGGAAGCATGAGATAAAAAAGTGGAAGAAAGAAGGTGGATATGTGTGTCATCTATCGATGTACGGGATAAATCTGCCCGATGTGGTGGAGGAAATAAAACCCTGCGACAAGCTGATGATTGTTGTAGGTGCTGAAAAGGTTCCTCCTGAGATATATGAAATGGCGGACTGGAATGTAGCTGTGGGAAATCAGCCTCATTCTGAGGTTGCTGCCCTGGCAATAACACTGGACCGAATCTCTGATACTGATCCTCTCAAAAAAAAATTTGAAGACTCCAGATTGGAAATAATGCCAATGGATCGTGGTAAAAAAGTGATCGAGAATACGGATCTTGATAAGTAA
- a CDS encoding Nif3-like dinuclear metal center hexameric protein, with translation MRIQDDSVSDKLILIQIEVLFMKLSEISHILEKIAPSELAEDFDHGKIGPVIDLGNEINKIAVSLDATDYVLKRAAEIEADLLIVHHTPIFTPITSIKEALAEKIRIALENEISIYVMHTNYDKAEGGVNDVLAKKLGLTHIEKLDMGRIGTIPRSSSISLAKHVSKCLDTPIQYVGEREDIKRVMTIAGSGFKEPYIQVAREKNVDAVISGELKHSVIREYEDMVLIDATHYATENPAMKELSSKLKEKIDIDIEFIDHNPFIRFTE, from the coding sequence ATGAGGATACAGGATGACTCTGTATCCGATAAATTGATATTGATACAGATCGAAGTCCTGTTCATGAAACTATCCGAAATATCCCATATACTCGAGAAAATCGCACCTTCTGAACTGGCAGAGGATTTTGATCACGGAAAAATTGGACCGGTAATTGATCTGGGAAATGAAATAAATAAAATTGCAGTCTCGTTAGATGCAACCGATTACGTCCTCAAAAGGGCTGCTGAGATTGAAGCAGACCTGCTTATAGTCCATCATACACCAATATTCACTCCCATTACATCAATAAAAGAAGCACTTGCAGAAAAAATCAGGATAGCACTGGAAAATGAAATATCCATTTATGTGATGCACACAAATTACGATAAAGCAGAGGGTGGAGTAAATGATGTTCTTGCAAAAAAGCTAGGACTTACACATATCGAAAAATTAGATATGGGACGGATTGGAACAATTCCACGATCCTCATCTATCTCCCTTGCAAAGCATGTTTCCAAGTGTCTTGATACTCCCATTCAGTATGTCGGAGAACGGGAAGATATTAAAAGGGTAATGACCATTGCAGGCAGTGGATTTAAAGAACCATACATTCAAGTGGCTAGAGAGAAGAACGTTGATGCAGTTATTTCAGGAGAACTCAAACATAGTGTGATCCGTGAATATGAAGACATGGTGTTGATCGATGCTACCCATTATGCAACAGAAAATCCTGCAATGAAGGAACTGAGTTCAAAGCTCAAAGAAAAAATAGATATAGATATCGAATTCATAGACCACAATCCATTCATAAGATTTACAGAATAA
- a CDS encoding COG1361 family protein has protein sequence MFKKISYLLIFLFAIGVFLSPATASSDVEWTSSIDSKKLYWGDSVEHKDYTVRAQDFNKDGYVHISIYMDGQLKTEAPLRVGDSIEHGDEIRVYVKEVKTNIDSWSGEMKDPYADVQIFRRGLPELEINIKPDRDTYDPKKASESSITATVVVKNTGNAKAEDVRLALDIDGLELIEGDLDHSFTEILKGKSSDPVTIKMKTPHIWDSQTFNLHARATGFDIKGQTYDKETKKSVTVEKKWDLKVTKLVTGDIYIDEVAHATVMLRNSGLVDINSIEVSDSIHNNFIPEKDVSLNKTLSLKPGESITLFKYSMTPKKPGKYNLPQVKTSFTSPENKKYQVSSDKPEVKVNGPYIILNKEANPSKSLISEEITITLKINNIGNVDASVNVYDHVPENSTLISGDTKFSDVVKKDSSTSFNYRIKMDQAGEMELPPAESSYVDMSGYRSVTESNRPLINIYSEGMPDSAANVQEDANNRNNKESLDQDGTSSSEDEKVQPGFEILISIISLAAIYVMFCKKDGI, from the coding sequence ATGTTCAAAAAAATTTCATATTTGCTGATATTTTTATTTGCAATTGGTGTTTTTCTGTCACCTGCTACTGCATCTTCAGATGTGGAATGGACTTCCAGCATAGACTCTAAGAAACTTTACTGGGGAGATTCTGTAGAACATAAAGATTATACTGTAAGGGCACAGGACTTCAATAAAGATGGGTATGTCCACATATCAATATATATGGATGGACAATTGAAGACAGAGGCTCCTCTTCGTGTTGGTGATTCTATAGAACATGGAGATGAAATTCGTGTCTATGTAAAGGAAGTGAAGACCAACATAGATTCATGGTCCGGTGAAATGAAGGATCCCTATGCAGATGTTCAGATCTTCAGGAGAGGACTCCCTGAACTTGAAATAAATATCAAGCCAGATAGGGATACATATGATCCTAAAAAAGCATCTGAGTCTTCAATTACTGCAACAGTTGTTGTGAAAAATACAGGAAATGCAAAGGCAGAAGATGTTCGGCTCGCTCTTGACATTGATGGTCTTGAATTGATTGAAGGTGATCTGGATCACTCATTTACAGAAATACTCAAAGGTAAATCCAGTGACCCGGTAACAATAAAGATGAAAACTCCTCATATATGGGACAGTCAAACTTTCAATTTACATGCCAGAGCAACCGGCTTTGATATAAAAGGACAGACGTATGATAAGGAAACGAAAAAATCCGTAACGGTTGAAAAAAAATGGGACCTTAAGGTCACTAAATTAGTTACTGGGGATATCTATATTGATGAGGTGGCACACGCTACAGTAATGCTCAGAAACAGTGGTCTGGTAGATATTAACTCTATTGAGGTGTCTGACAGTATTCATAACAATTTCATACCCGAAAAAGATGTATCCTTAAATAAGACTCTATCTCTAAAGCCAGGAGAAAGTATTACTCTATTCAAATATTCCATGACCCCGAAAAAACCTGGAAAATATAATCTTCCTCAGGTAAAAACATCTTTTACTTCACCGGAGAACAAAAAATATCAGGTATCTTCAGACAAGCCAGAAGTTAAAGTTAATGGTCCTTACATTATTCTAAATAAAGAGGCTAATCCCTCCAAATCTTTGATCTCGGAAGAGATCACGATAACTTTAAAAATAAATAATATAGGTAATGTTGATGCAAGTGTCAATGTATACGATCATGTTCCTGAAAATAGCACGTTAATTTCGGGTGATACAAAATTCAGTGACGTTGTTAAAAAAGATTCCTCCACAAGCTTTAACTACAGGATAAAGATGGATCAGGCAGGTGAAATGGAACTGCCTCCTGCGGAGTCTTCTTATGTGGACATGAGTGGATACCGATCAGTTACAGAATCCAATAGACCTTTAATCAATATATATTCTGAAGGTATGCCGGATTCTGCAGCTAATGTCCAGGAAGATGCAAATAACCGGAATAATAAAGAATCATTAGATCAGGACGGGACATCTTCATCTGAAGATGAAAAAGTTCAGCCCGGTTTTGAAATACTGATCTCAATTATCTCTCTGGCTGCAATTTATGTCATGTTTTGCAAAAAGGATGGGATATGA
- a CDS encoding DHHA1 domain-containing protein, translated as MKSKTQREKPTIIFTHGDSDGICAGAIAKNAYEESDVYFTSPVNLLDKLNNMADGYDNIVICDIAVDERTQAGLMDRLNDLSRHSKVIYIDHHPLPYDEWGSDWFYHDTGSCASELTYRSLKEMLGRDIRRIAIYGAIGDFSDNTDTIRQWSKDWDKRTLYFQAGTLIQAVTFVGRDYNLKRKILNTLSTDVIPSEIPELLDFAKRASVLEEELRLHIKKNVLSLSNISYIVNANGYMSKAAIYAAAYGRKSVGISAEHRSRKDVFDLSIRSRGNVDVNRITRKASRKVGGTGGGHPMAAGARIPEKKLEIFLRIFDDMVEEYSQEIDDREK; from the coding sequence ATGAAAAGTAAAACCCAAAGAGAAAAACCTACTATTATTTTTACTCATGGAGATTCTGATGGAATTTGTGCAGGTGCCATTGCAAAAAACGCATATGAAGAAAGTGATGTTTATTTTACCAGTCCTGTGAATCTTCTGGATAAACTGAATAACATGGCTGATGGATATGATAACATAGTTATATGTGATATTGCGGTTGATGAACGTACCCAGGCTGGTCTTATGGATCGTCTTAATGACCTCTCCAGGCACAGCAAGGTGATTTATATTGATCATCATCCTCTTCCGTATGATGAATGGGGTTCTGACTGGTTTTATCATGATACCGGATCCTGTGCTTCAGAACTTACCTATAGGTCTTTGAAGGAAATGCTTGGTCGGGACATAAGAAGAATTGCAATATATGGTGCAATTGGTGATTTTTCTGACAATACAGACACTATACGTCAATGGTCCAAGGACTGGGATAAGAGGACCCTATATTTTCAGGCTGGAACACTGATACAGGCAGTTACATTTGTGGGTAGGGACTACAATTTGAAACGGAAGATACTGAATACTTTATCAACAGATGTCATACCTTCTGAAATCCCGGAGCTGCTGGATTTTGCAAAAAGGGCCTCTGTTCTTGAAGAAGAGCTCAGGCTTCACATAAAAAAGAATGTGTTAAGCCTTTCAAACATTTCGTATATAGTAAATGCGAACGGCTATATGTCAAAAGCAGCGATATATGCAGCAGCATACGGAAGAAAATCAGTGGGTATTTCTGCAGAACATCGATCCAGAAAGGATGTGTTTGATCTAAGTATCCGCTCCAGAGGAAATGTTGATGTGAATCGTATTACACGTAAAGCTTCCAGAAAAGTAGGTGGAACCGGTGGTGGTCATCCTATGGCAGCCGGTGCAAGGATTCCTGAAAAAAAGCTGGAAATTTTTTTAAGAATATTTGATGATATGGTTGAAGAGTACTCTCAGGAGATCGATGATCGTGAAAAATGA
- the engB gene encoding GTP-binding protein EngB translates to MKNDNHDSSEKLNEIIFAGRSNVGKSSIIRIITGKKVKVGKRPGVTLKPTSIQYPDFLITDMPGFGFMSGVKERKQDIVKDKIIKYIETNTSRIKLAVLVVDGSSFNEIVERWNSRGQIPIDIEMFDFLNEISIPVIIAINKADKIDPDRMDDVIDDIVEKFGLLPPWRQWIDQVAVISAKKNAIEPLTKLIRNRLQACGRNDLIKHLRY, encoded by the coding sequence GTGAAAAATGACAATCACGATAGCTCTGAAAAACTCAATGAGATTATTTTTGCAGGAAGATCTAATGTAGGTAAATCATCAATAATTCGTATAATTACCGGAAAAAAGGTAAAGGTAGGCAAAAGGCCAGGCGTTACTCTAAAACCTACAAGTATTCAGTATCCTGATTTCCTTATTACAGATATGCCTGGATTTGGATTTATGAGTGGTGTAAAGGAACGAAAACAGGACATTGTAAAAGATAAGATCATTAAATATATTGAAACGAACACTTCAAGAATTAAGCTGGCAGTTCTGGTTGTTGATGGCTCTTCATTTAATGAAATAGTTGAAAGATGGAATTCCCGGGGTCAGATTCCGATAGATATTGAAATGTTTGACTTTCTAAATGAAATATCTATTCCAGTGATAATTGCAATTAATAAGGCTGATAAGATAGATCCTGATCGTATGGATGATGTAATTGATGATATTGTTGAGAAATTTGGTCTTCTTCCTCCATGGCGCCAGTGGATCGACCAGGTAGCTGTTATAAGTGCCAAAAAAAATGCGATTGAACCATTAACAAAGCTTATTCGAAATAGATTGCAGGCATGTGGCAGGAATGATCTCATAAAGCATCTCAGATACTGA
- a CDS encoding TatD family nuclease-associated radical SAM protein, with translation MNSKKIITDTNNEKGVITYPAHGNLYLNITNRCTAECTFCIRDLSNGVYGYNLNLSEEPSVDEIVNELEKHNLSAYREIVFTGFGEPTTRLDDLLHLISWLKKKGLYVRLDTNGHAELLYPHRDVVSELKDSGLDEVSVSMNAESEDLYNRLCRPYHKNAYSAMLEFVKKAIAADIKTRVTVVGMPEVNVEKCQQIAEQMGADFYVR, from the coding sequence ATGAATTCAAAAAAAATAATTACAGATACAAATAATGAAAAAGGGGTCATCACCTATCCTGCCCATGGCAATCTTTACCTGAACATTACCAACAGGTGTACTGCAGAATGTACTTTCTGTATTCGTGATCTTTCTAATGGAGTCTATGGTTACAATCTGAACCTTTCTGAAGAGCCATCAGTTGATGAAATAGTGAATGAACTTGAAAAACACAATCTTTCAGCATACAGAGAAATTGTTTTCACAGGTTTTGGAGAGCCGACCACCAGACTGGATGATCTCCTCCATTTGATCTCATGGTTAAAGAAAAAAGGACTCTATGTACGGCTGGATACAAACGGCCATGCAGAACTATTATATCCTCACAGAGATGTGGTCTCCGAATTGAAGGATTCGGGACTTGATGAGGTATCCGTCAGTATGAACGCAGAATCAGAAGATCTCTACAATCGTTTATGCAGACCCTATCACAAAAATGCATATAGTGCTATGCTTGAATTTGTAAAAAAAGCAATTGCTGCGGATATAAAAACACGGGTAACGGTAGTAGGTATGCCAGAAGTAAATGTAGAAAAATGCCAGCAAATAGCAGAGCAAATGGGAGCTGATTTTTATGTTAGATAA
- a CDS encoding gamma-glutamylcyclotransferase family protein produces MYVLVYGTLKRNYPNHYLLKNAEYIHSTQTEEKYIMMDLGQFPGVIETAKFDSSGITASNIKGELYRIDSEILKMLDELEKPFFVRKMVDLSCNIRAWMYFLETDIYNDKYYIVTSGKWTKQVNKHF; encoded by the coding sequence ATGTATGTTCTTGTATATGGTACCCTTAAGAGAAACTACCCAAACCATTACCTTCTTAAAAATGCAGAGTACATCCATTCTACCCAAACAGAAGAAAAATACATAATGATGGATCTTGGCCAGTTCCCAGGCGTGATAGAAACTGCCAAATTTGATAGTTCAGGAATTACGGCATCAAATATCAAGGGAGAATTATACAGAATAGATTCAGAAATCCTGAAAATGCTAGATGAATTGGAAAAACCCTTTTTTGTAAGGAAAATGGTTGATCTGTCATGCAATATAAGAGCCTGGATGTATTTTCTTGAGACTGATATATATAATGATAAATACTATATAGTTACCAGTGGTAAATGGACAAAACAAGTAAATAAACATTTTTGA
- a CDS encoding geranylgeranyl reductase family protein — protein MIIEDSYDIIVVGAGPAGATAATYAAKKGASVLLVDRKKDIGVPLQCGGFLPCYDVLQELVPNAEIPYTLKKYPSECVRKTTDYQRFIAPDGNSKGFEVNASVIDRRRFDKFLVEEAAKAGAKVLVGTNVTDIKGNCVEADGVFGKFSINSDVIIGADGPNTTVGKIKNMVRDHDPMEMATAIEYELTGVDVDREAVEMYFGKDYVPGGYAWIIPQERNSANIGIGIRRPMCKKGMSFRDYLNHFMYNHPVAGKKLSRGAIVSVVAGLVPVGGAVGKTAEDNILLAGDAAGQLIATNGGGIPTSMIGGKIAGETAVDSINGSSQLTEYENRWKEQMGLEIKTAVYIRKLMDNLMRSDSMMSASIRMISSEHMKAIQCGKLPESVKKTLINLNIGLK, from the coding sequence ATGATAATCGAGGATTCATACGACATTATAGTTGTCGGCGCTGGACCGGCAGGAGCAACTGCCGCTACATATGCCGCAAAAAAAGGTGCTTCTGTACTTCTTGTCGACAGAAAGAAGGATATTGGAGTCCCATTGCAATGTGGTGGATTCCTTCCCTGTTATGATGTACTCCAGGAGCTTGTTCCAAACGCAGAAATCCCCTATACTCTTAAAAAATATCCATCTGAATGTGTACGTAAAACCACAGATTACCAGAGATTCATTGCACCCGATGGAAATTCTAAAGGATTTGAAGTTAATGCATCAGTAATTGACAGAAGGAGATTTGATAAGTTCCTTGTTGAAGAAGCGGCAAAGGCAGGTGCAAAGGTTCTTGTTGGAACAAATGTTACCGATATAAAGGGAAATTGTGTTGAAGCCGATGGTGTCTTTGGTAAGTTTTCAATAAACTCTGATGTGATTATTGGAGCAGATGGGCCAAATACAACTGTTGGAAAAATTAAAAATATGGTCAGAGATCATGACCCAATGGAAATGGCGACAGCTATTGAATATGAGCTCACAGGAGTTGATGTTGATAGAGAAGCTGTTGAAATGTATTTTGGAAAGGATTATGTTCCGGGTGGCTATGCATGGATAATTCCACAGGAAAGAAATAGTGCGAATATAGGTATTGGTATCCGCAGGCCTATGTGCAAAAAAGGGATGAGCTTCAGAGATTACCTCAATCATTTCATGTACAATCATCCAGTAGCTGGAAAAAAGCTCAGTAGAGGAGCAATCGTTTCCGTGGTTGCCGGACTTGTACCTGTTGGTGGAGCTGTGGGAAAAACAGCAGAAGATAACATTCTTCTGGCAGGAGATGCAGCCGGTCAGTTGATTGCAACAAATGGTGGAGGCATTCCTACATCAATGATAGGTGGAAAAATTGCAGGCGAGACTGCGGTGGATTCAATCAATGGTTCATCTCAGCTGACCGAATATGAGAACAGATGGAAGGAACAGATGGGGCTTGAGATCAAAACAGCGGTCTACATCAGAAAGTTGATGGATAATCTTATGCGTTCGGATTCAATGATGTCTGCATCCATCCGGATGATATCTTCTGAACATATGAAAGCAATTCAATGTGGTAAATTACCTGAATCTGTGAAAAAGACCTTGATCAACTTAAATATAGGGCTCAAATAA
- a CDS encoding ATP-dependent DNA ligase, with protein sequence MASLKELVELYVEMENTSSHKKIVGLLTSFFRSLDPDDVRTAAYLVLGTVGPEYEDTELGIREKLAIRSIADAFGISRQKVEKTYSDTGDLGDAAFEFSSNKNSDLTIRDVMDCLTQIKNTSGEGSQQKKIELLAEILARASAMEAKYIMRITLGELRLGFGEQFVLSALAMAFTGDDKNTVYLEEAYNVCTDIGQLAESVSEYGLASIKRFSVKIGRPVRSMLAKRVDKFENLNDKFPEQMAAEEKYDGERIQVHIINENIQIFSRRLDNITDQFPDVVDAVKKHIKAEKAVLDGEVIAFRNENINSFQELMQRRRKYDVEEYVDKVPVVAYMFDIIYLNGKSYLKVPYPHRRTALEEHLEENEKIRLVERTVSADFNEIRSFFDRCIDKGLEGIIIKSVADNSFYQPGKRGWLWVKWKKEYAEDVRDTFDLIIVGFYSGKGKRQGLFGSLLCAVLNKEKNQYETFTRVGTGFTDQDLEEISELLNKKKIKKKPPNLVVEKEMVPDSYIDPSVVIEVLGSQVTESPHHTAGKNKSDKGYALRFPRFLRMRYDKGPLDVTTIEEVRNLL encoded by the coding sequence GTGGCTTCGTTAAAGGAACTTGTGGAACTATATGTGGAAATGGAAAATACGTCTTCCCATAAAAAGATTGTAGGATTACTTACATCTTTCTTTAGGTCGCTAGATCCAGATGATGTAAGAACTGCTGCCTATCTTGTCCTTGGTACTGTAGGGCCGGAGTATGAAGATACTGAACTAGGCATCAGAGAAAAACTGGCAATAAGATCCATAGCAGATGCATTTGGTATATCCCGGCAGAAGGTGGAAAAAACATATTCTGATACTGGTGATCTCGGTGATGCCGCTTTTGAGTTCAGCAGCAATAAAAATAGCGATCTTACCATCAGAGATGTAATGGACTGTCTTACACAGATAAAAAACACTTCCGGAGAAGGAAGTCAGCAGAAAAAGATCGAATTGCTGGCTGAGATTCTTGCCCGGGCGTCTGCTATGGAAGCAAAATACATTATGAGAATAACTCTTGGAGAACTTAGGCTTGGTTTTGGAGAGCAGTTTGTTCTCAGTGCTCTTGCAATGGCCTTTACCGGAGATGATAAAAACACTGTCTATTTGGAGGAGGCATACAATGTATGCACTGATATAGGACAACTGGCAGAATCTGTTTCAGAATATGGACTGGCATCAATAAAGCGATTTTCAGTAAAGATCGGCAGACCTGTCAGATCCATGCTTGCCAAACGGGTTGATAAATTTGAAAATCTTAATGATAAATTTCCTGAACAGATGGCAGCTGAAGAAAAATACGATGGAGAAAGAATTCAGGTCCATATTATAAATGAGAACATACAGATTTTTTCACGTAGACTTGATAATATAACCGATCAATTTCCAGATGTCGTGGATGCTGTTAAAAAACATATAAAGGCAGAAAAGGCTGTACTGGATGGTGAAGTGATAGCATTCAGGAATGAGAATATAAACTCCTTTCAGGAATTGATGCAGAGGCGCAGAAAGTATGATGTTGAAGAATATGTAGATAAGGTTCCTGTTGTTGCTTATATGTTTGATATTATCTATCTAAATGGAAAATCATACCTGAAGGTTCCCTATCCACACAGAAGAACAGCACTTGAAGAACATCTGGAAGAAAATGAAAAAATCAGATTGGTTGAAAGAACTGTAAGTGCGGATTTTAATGAAATAAGAAGCTTCTTTGATAGATGTATTGATAAGGGACTTGAAGGAATCATAATCAAATCAGTTGCAGATAATTCCTTCTATCAGCCAGGAAAGCGTGGATGGCTATGGGTGAAATGGAAAAAAGAGTATGCAGAGGATGTTAGAGACACATTTGATCTAATAATAGTTGGTTTTTATTCCGGAAAAGGGAAAAGACAAGGTCTGTTTGGATCTCTTTTATGCGCTGTTTTGAATAAAGAAAAAAACCAGTATGAAACATTTACCAGGGTAGGTACAGGATTTACTGATCAGGATCTTGAAGAGATCAGTGAGTTGCTGAATAAAAAGAAAATCAAAAAAAAACCACCAAATCTGGTTGTTGAAAAAGAGATGGTGCCTGATAGCTATATTGATCCGTCGGTAGTTATAGAGGTCCTTGGATCACAGGTCACTGAAAGCCCTCATCATACAGCAGGTAAGAATAAATCTGATAAAGGATACGCACTAAGATTTCCTAGATTTCTGAGAATGCGGTATGATAAAGGACCTCTGGATGTAACTACTATAGAGGAGGTCAGAAACCTGCTATGA